In one Vulgatibacter incomptus genomic region, the following are encoded:
- the lon gene encoding endopeptidase La — protein sequence MSEQEPPQTPRELPVLPIRGAVVFPLAVVPISVGQERSIQLAEEVMHTDRLIAIVAQQNEDASPAEPDDLYRVGTSAVVRQFHRTDAGTIQLVVQGLGRIRIDDYVSTEPYMVAKVSDAPEEGGAGKTELEALTRTAQDLFSQLAQHTPELPDELALAMRAFDDPLQVTYLLATTVPLPTPVRQDLLELDSVAVRLQHLVELIQKDLAVRELEQKIVDETKVRISDTQREYVLRERIRAIQEELGESGGEGQQLRKKIEEAGLNEEAKREADRELSRLEGIPEVSPEHGMIRTWLEWIAAMPWKKTTGGPIDLDEARMILDRDHYDLDKIKERLVDYLAVKKLRDERRVGAEPSTAREKGGEPSGKPTGKPAEKPAGKPVGKPNGTTGTVIATGAPTEGAEAAVERAAKAAMEAAKESAKGSAKEEAKAAAKEAEEKAEKKAAKEAGEEAPSDEKPGKKPAKGPEKKEGFVPTALQRPLRREPILCFVGPPGTGKTSLGQSIARALGRKFVHASLGGIHDEAEIRGHRRTYIGALPGRIVQSLRRVGVSDPVFMLDEVDKLSASFQGDPSAALLEVLDPDQNSEFVDTYLGVPVNLSRVLFICTANTTEPIPPALLDRMEVLRLAGYTEEEKVQIAVRHLLPLELRSNGLDAEEVELDDDVLRKVIREYTREAGVRNLERELATILRKSARRIGEGKPTPIAVLPDELHDFLGPRRFFDELAERVDRPGVATGLSWTPAGGQTLFVEATMMPGRKEKLILTGKLGSVLKESAQAALSWLRSNATRLGIEPDIFLRRIVHVHVPSGAIAKDGPSAGVAILAALVSLVSGVALRPDVAMTGEITLRGKVLPVGGIRDKVLAAHRAGIPVVILPRRSEGALEELPKEVRDDMHIVLVDTVDEVLAEALPAVKAEEEAEGEEAAPDLM from the coding sequence ATGAGCGAACAGGAGCCACCCCAGACTCCACGCGAGTTGCCCGTCCTGCCGATCCGCGGGGCGGTGGTCTTCCCCCTGGCCGTTGTGCCGATCTCGGTCGGACAGGAGCGAAGCATCCAGCTCGCCGAAGAGGTGATGCACACCGACCGGCTGATCGCGATCGTGGCCCAGCAAAACGAGGACGCCTCGCCCGCGGAGCCGGACGACCTCTACCGCGTCGGGACCTCCGCCGTGGTCCGCCAGTTCCATCGCACCGACGCGGGCACGATCCAGCTCGTGGTCCAGGGCCTCGGCCGGATCCGGATCGACGACTATGTCTCCACCGAGCCCTACATGGTCGCGAAGGTCTCGGATGCGCCCGAGGAAGGAGGGGCGGGGAAGACGGAGCTCGAGGCCCTGACCCGCACCGCGCAGGATCTCTTCTCCCAGCTCGCCCAGCACACGCCCGAGCTCCCGGACGAGCTCGCCCTCGCGATGCGGGCCTTCGACGATCCGCTGCAGGTGACCTACCTCCTGGCGACGACGGTCCCCCTGCCGACGCCGGTGCGACAGGACCTCCTCGAGCTCGACTCGGTCGCGGTGCGTCTCCAGCATCTCGTCGAGCTGATCCAGAAGGATCTCGCGGTCCGGGAGCTGGAGCAGAAGATCGTCGACGAGACGAAAGTGAGGATATCGGACACACAGCGTGAATACGTCCTCCGCGAGCGGATCCGCGCGATCCAGGAGGAGCTCGGGGAGTCGGGCGGGGAGGGCCAGCAGCTCCGCAAGAAGATCGAGGAGGCGGGGCTGAACGAGGAGGCGAAGCGCGAGGCGGATCGGGAGCTCTCGCGCCTGGAGGGGATCCCCGAGGTCTCGCCCGAGCACGGGATGATCCGGACCTGGCTCGAGTGGATCGCGGCGATGCCGTGGAAGAAGACCACGGGCGGTCCGATCGACCTCGACGAGGCCCGGATGATCCTCGATCGGGACCACTACGACCTCGACAAGATCAAGGAGCGCCTCGTCGACTACCTCGCGGTGAAGAAGCTCCGGGACGAACGCAGGGTCGGAGCGGAGCCGTCGACCGCTCGCGAGAAAGGCGGCGAACCGTCCGGGAAGCCCACCGGGAAGCCTGCCGAGAAGCCCGCAGGCAAGCCGGTCGGAAAGCCGAATGGGACGACCGGGACGGTGATCGCGACGGGAGCCCCCACGGAGGGCGCAGAGGCGGCGGTGGAGCGGGCCGCTAAGGCGGCGATGGAGGCCGCGAAGGAATCCGCGAAGGGATCGGCGAAGGAAGAAGCAAAGGCGGCGGCAAAGGAGGCCGAAGAGAAGGCCGAAAAGAAGGCCGCGAAGGAAGCCGGGGAGGAGGCCCCGTCTGACGAGAAGCCCGGCAAGAAGCCGGCCAAGGGTCCGGAGAAGAAAGAAGGCTTCGTTCCCACCGCGCTCCAGCGTCCCCTCCGCCGCGAGCCGATCCTCTGCTTCGTCGGCCCGCCAGGGACCGGCAAGACCTCCCTGGGTCAATCGATCGCCCGCGCCCTGGGCCGGAAGTTCGTCCACGCCTCGCTAGGCGGGATCCACGACGAGGCCGAGATCCGCGGCCACCGAAGGACCTACATCGGCGCGCTCCCGGGCCGGATCGTCCAGTCCCTTCGCCGCGTCGGTGTCTCCGATCCCGTCTTCATGCTCGACGAGGTCGACAAGCTCAGCGCCAGCTTCCAGGGGGATCCGTCCGCCGCCTTGCTGGAGGTCCTCGATCCCGATCAGAACTCCGAATTCGTGGACACCTACCTCGGCGTTCCCGTGAACCTCTCGCGGGTGCTCTTCATCTGCACCGCGAACACCACCGAGCCCATCCCTCCGGCGCTCCTCGATCGAATGGAGGTGCTCCGGCTCGCGGGCTACACCGAAGAGGAGAAGGTGCAGATCGCCGTCCGCCACCTCCTGCCCCTGGAGCTGCGGAGCAACGGCCTGGACGCCGAGGAGGTCGAGCTGGACGACGACGTCCTCCGAAAGGTGATTCGCGAGTACACGCGCGAGGCGGGCGTCCGCAACCTCGAGAGGGAGCTCGCCACGATCCTCCGCAAGTCGGCGCGGCGGATCGGCGAGGGCAAGCCCACTCCCATCGCCGTCCTTCCCGACGAGCTGCACGACTTCCTCGGACCCAGGCGCTTCTTCGACGAGCTCGCCGAGCGGGTGGACCGGCCCGGCGTCGCCACCGGCCTCTCGTGGACCCCCGCCGGCGGCCAGACCCTCTTCGTCGAGGCCACGATGATGCCCGGCCGGAAGGAGAAGCTGATCCTCACGGGCAAGCTCGGGAGTGTCCTGAAGGAGTCGGCACAGGCGGCGCTCTCCTGGCTCCGCTCGAACGCCACCCGCCTCGGGATCGAGCCCGACATCTTCCTGCGGAGGATCGTCCACGTCCACGTGCCGTCCGGCGCCATCGCCAAGGACGGGCCTTCGGCCGGCGTCGCGATCCTCGCGGCCCTCGTGTCGCTGGTCAGCGGGGTCGCCCTGCGGCCCGACGTGGCCATGACCGGAGAGATCACGCTCCGCGGGAAGGTGCTCCCCGTGGGAGGGATCCGCGACAAGGTCCTGGCCGCCCATCGCGCGGGCATTCCCGTGGTGATCCTCCCCCGGCGCAGCGAGGGAGCCCTGGAGGAGCTCCCGAAGGAAGTCCGTGACGACATGCACATCGTGCTGGTCGACACCGTCGACGAGGTCCTCGCCGAGGCGCTCCCCGCGGTGAAGGCCGAGGAGGAGGCCGAGGGGGAGGAGGCGGCGCCCGATCTCATGTGA
- a CDS encoding PAS domain-containing protein, translated as MGDHGVTIEGPPDEAARPPHPRETAGAAWTSNLEAGSLEEAQIAGIAVLDRDGKVVEANPILQKLLGCPSDEIVGRHLLDFTISPSARKDRELFARVLREHRTGLLVERRLQSRNGRETWGRVSVFPLQEAEGRHAALAAIEDVSIKHGLETRIEVLEKALVERRRETEDRFADEEAARREAEEARKQIEGVLESITDSFIALDPEWRFVYLNHHAEEYLNTSRDAAIGRNIWELFPRSVGTIIHRSFFQARDRGATVEFELFESKSDRWFDVRVFPSEAGLSVYFRDVTEKRLASQRETSLAAVADLTPDFIGVADADGKLLFLNQAGRELMGLGPAEDLNEHDVFELHPEGASRTLLDEALPQLIRDGRWVGETVALAHDGREIPVSAVLMAQRGEDGEIETFSTIWRDISTRKAQEERKRFVSEASHRLMASLELDEVLRQLPRIAIPMLGDFCNLVMLDGDFSHQVAEAHVDVEKEERLRELRRFRFSAPGSVGVGRALAMGEAELVPEASLLWERAAAVDEEHFRLLRSLELRSLMFVPLKARQGVFGALSFGITGDSPRRFGPDDLAAARELATIAAFAIDNARLYGEARRSAHVRDEVLGIVSHDLRGPLSIISIATERLLRAADDEKRDHDRKNLEVILRAAHRANRLVDDLLDVTRMQIRKMVISPVPTPASSLVEDALKLYRGVAKKKGLRLEGSAADGLPEVLADRERIPQVFANLIGNAIKFTPSGGKVSIQAGSAEKGVRFVVNDTGSGIPKSEIPHIFDAFWQARRGSKESAGLGLAIVKGIVQAHGGEVGVQSEPGRGSTFEFTLPTSAAP; from the coding sequence TTGGGCGACCACGGAGTGACGATCGAGGGACCGCCAGATGAGGCGGCGCGTCCACCGCATCCTCGCGAGACCGCGGGCGCGGCGTGGACCTCGAACCTCGAGGCCGGATCGCTGGAGGAGGCCCAGATTGCGGGCATCGCCGTCCTCGATCGGGACGGAAAGGTCGTCGAGGCGAACCCGATCCTGCAGAAGCTGCTCGGCTGCCCATCGGACGAGATCGTGGGCCGGCACCTCCTGGACTTCACGATCTCCCCGAGCGCGAGGAAGGATCGCGAGCTCTTCGCCCGGGTGCTTCGGGAGCACCGGACGGGCCTGCTCGTCGAGAGGCGCCTCCAGTCCCGGAACGGCCGCGAGACCTGGGGACGGGTGAGCGTCTTTCCCCTTCAGGAGGCGGAGGGTCGACACGCGGCCCTGGCGGCGATCGAGGACGTGTCGATCAAGCACGGGCTCGAGACGAGGATCGAGGTCCTCGAGAAGGCCCTCGTCGAGCGCCGCCGGGAAACGGAGGATCGATTCGCCGACGAGGAGGCGGCCCGTCGCGAGGCCGAAGAGGCGCGCAAGCAGATCGAGGGGGTATTGGAGAGCATCACCGACTCCTTCATCGCTCTCGATCCGGAGTGGCGATTCGTCTATTTGAACCACCACGCGGAGGAATATCTGAACACCTCGCGGGACGCGGCGATCGGTCGAAACATCTGGGAGCTCTTTCCCCGGTCGGTGGGGACGATCATCCATCGCTCCTTCTTCCAGGCGCGCGATCGGGGCGCCACGGTGGAGTTCGAGCTCTTCGAGTCGAAGTCGGACCGCTGGTTCGACGTCCGGGTATTTCCCTCCGAGGCGGGGCTGTCAGTCTATTTCCGCGACGTCACCGAGAAGCGGCTCGCGAGCCAGCGGGAGACAAGCCTCGCCGCCGTGGCCGACCTCACGCCTGACTTCATCGGGGTCGCCGACGCGGACGGGAAGCTCCTGTTCCTGAACCAGGCGGGCCGGGAGCTGATGGGGCTCGGCCCCGCGGAGGATCTCAACGAGCACGACGTCTTCGAGCTGCATCCGGAAGGCGCGTCACGCACCCTGCTCGACGAGGCGCTCCCCCAATTGATCCGCGACGGCCGATGGGTGGGCGAGACCGTCGCGCTCGCACACGACGGCCGCGAGATCCCCGTCTCCGCCGTGTTGATGGCCCAGCGCGGGGAGGACGGAGAAATCGAGACGTTCTCCACGATCTGGAGAGACATCTCGACGCGCAAGGCCCAGGAGGAGCGGAAGCGCTTCGTCTCGGAGGCGAGCCACCGGCTCATGGCGAGCCTCGAGCTCGACGAGGTCCTCCGCCAGCTCCCGCGGATCGCGATCCCGATGCTCGGCGACTTCTGCAACCTGGTGATGCTCGACGGAGACTTCTCGCACCAGGTGGCCGAGGCCCATGTCGACGTCGAGAAGGAGGAGCGCCTGAGGGAGCTCCGGCGGTTCCGCTTCTCGGCTCCCGGCTCGGTCGGGGTCGGGCGGGCCCTGGCCATGGGCGAGGCCGAGCTGGTCCCGGAGGCGAGCCTGCTCTGGGAGCGGGCTGCGGCGGTCGACGAGGAGCACTTCCGCCTGCTGCGCAGCCTCGAGCTCCGTTCGCTGATGTTCGTCCCCCTGAAGGCGCGGCAGGGCGTCTTCGGCGCGCTGTCGTTCGGAATCACCGGCGATTCGCCTCGGCGCTTCGGCCCCGACGATCTCGCGGCGGCCCGAGAGCTGGCCACCATCGCCGCCTTCGCGATCGACAACGCCCGCCTCTACGGCGAGGCCCGGCGATCGGCGCACGTGCGGGACGAGGTCCTCGGGATCGTCTCCCACGACCTCCGGGGTCCGCTCTCGATCATCTCCATCGCCACCGAGCGACTCCTGCGCGCGGCAGACGACGAGAAGAGGGACCACGACCGCAAGAACCTCGAGGTGATCCTCCGCGCGGCCCATCGGGCGAACCGACTGGTGGACGATCTCCTCGACGTGACCCGGATGCAGATCCGGAAGATGGTCATCTCGCCCGTCCCTACTCCGGCCTCGTCCCTCGTGGAGGACGCGCTGAAGCTCTATCGGGGCGTAGCGAAGAAGAAGGGGCTACGGCTCGAAGGCAGCGCCGCCGACGGGCTCCCCGAGGTCCTCGCCGATCGGGAGCGGATCCCGCAGGTCTTCGCCAACCTCATTGGCAACGCGATCAAGTTCACGCCGTCGGGCGGCAAGGTCTCGATTCAGGCCGGCTCCGCCGAGAAGGGCGTCCGCTTCGTCGTGAACGACACGGGCTCCGGCATCCCGAAGTCCGAGATCCCCCACATCTTCGACGCGTTCTGGCAGGCGCGGCGGGGAAGCAAGGAGAGCGCGGGCCTCGGCCTCGCGATCGTGAAGGGGATCGTCCAGGCCCACGGCGGCGAGGTCGGCGTCCAGAGCGAGCCAGGGCGCGGCTCGACCTTCGAGTTCACGCTGCCGACCTCGGCGGCGCCTTGA